Proteins from a genomic interval of Streptomyces sp. NBC_01445:
- a CDS encoding MarR family winged helix-turn-helix transcriptional regulator, whose product MSKDSSPGPTPGFLVWRLANKWRVAVDRAVAPLGLTHAQYVLVASLHGMQGAGERPSQRRLADHTGLEALYVSKLARALESAGMIERTRDPRDPRAVQLALTEQGQAVTRQAIAVVQELLQQLLEPLGGLDALRTRAFTDELTTLLDVPLAPSVPNDQSTRRRTP is encoded by the coding sequence ATGAGCAAGGATTCATCGCCGGGCCCCACGCCCGGCTTCCTGGTATGGCGGCTCGCCAACAAGTGGCGTGTCGCGGTCGATCGCGCGGTGGCTCCGCTGGGTCTCACTCACGCGCAGTACGTACTGGTTGCGTCACTGCACGGCATGCAGGGCGCTGGCGAGCGGCCCAGTCAGCGCCGACTCGCCGACCACACCGGCCTGGAGGCGTTGTACGTCTCGAAGCTGGCGCGTGCCCTGGAGTCGGCAGGCATGATCGAGCGCACCCGTGATCCCCGCGACCCGCGCGCCGTGCAGCTCGCGCTCACCGAGCAAGGTCAGGCTGTCACGCGGCAGGCCATCGCGGTGGTCCAGGAACTGCTTCAGCAGTTGCTGGAGCCGCTCGGCGGCCTCGACGCCCTGCGGACGCGCGCGTTCACCGACGAGCTGACGACCCTGCTCGACGTACCTCTCGCTCCATCCGTACCGAACGACCAGAGCACTCGGAGGAGAACACCATGA
- a CDS encoding MarR family transcriptional regulator translates to MTTTASTATAPVADARGLALAHHAARGVLEHVLARHGATFQEQVALRTAITTETPQTPDDLITQVQGSLKSDPADIRTTLDELLAKRLLVADGEHLHPTDAGRELLAAAGAETAPISARIWGGIPAEDLAAAGRVLALVTERANAELAALTA, encoded by the coding sequence ATGACCACCACCGCATCCACGGCTACCGCGCCCGTTGCCGACGCCCGCGGCCTCGCCCTGGCGCACCATGCCGCGCGCGGCGTCCTGGAGCACGTCCTGGCCCGGCACGGCGCCACGTTCCAGGAGCAGGTCGCCCTGCGCACCGCCATCACCACCGAGACCCCGCAGACGCCGGACGATCTCATCACCCAGGTCCAGGGCTCTCTCAAGTCCGATCCGGCCGACATCCGCACCACCCTCGACGAACTGCTGGCCAAGCGGCTGCTCGTCGCGGACGGCGAGCACCTTCACCCCACGGACGCGGGGCGCGAGCTGCTCGCCGCCGCCGGCGCAGAGACCGCCCCCATCTCCGCCCGCATCTGGGGCGGGATCCCCGCCGAGGACCTGGCCGCCGCCGGCCGCGTCCTCGCCCTGGTCACCGAGCGCGCCAACGCGGAGCTCGCGGCGCTGACCGCCTGA